In Vagococcus hydrophili, one DNA window encodes the following:
- a CDS encoding LPXTG cell wall anchor domain-containing protein, whose protein sequence is MNKKIKYLLLSMLAFLCLTSFPNKQTEATGAEGGQVSVPGKITFELEEKKNVDSKKIEKTSFKNLERVLPKTGEKRSDSNTLVGIFFLLLVGIFFKKKVGAKE, encoded by the coding sequence GTGAATAAAAAAATTAAATACCTACTACTTAGTATGTTAGCTTTTCTTTGCTTGACTAGTTTTCCAAACAAACAAACTGAAGCAACAGGTGCTGAAGGTGGTCAGGTTTCGGTTCCAGGGAAAATTACGTTCGAATTGGAAGAAAAAAAGAATGTTGATTCAAAGAAAATAGAAAAGACAAGTTTCAAAAATTTAGAACGTGTGTTACCTAAAACTGGAGAAAAAAGAAGTGACAGCAATACATTAGTAGGAATCTTTTTCCTTCTTCTAGTAGGAATTTTCTTTAAAAAGAAAGTTGGTGCGAAAGAATGA
- a CDS encoding WxL domain-containing protein → MKERYLKMSFAGTLIILSIMSVTSAFGESATLDQKGNVTVDDSGKTEIVDPEKPEEVIEPGPSPSTSGSLRIDYVSSLDFGKVKVTETNRVYPTLANKVGTEGKLRGTFIQVSDFREKRTGWSLQVKQETQFKTDTYDELTGAVLSLDKGWANSSSSNNSPSVTRDTLAINNIGQVYEVARADETSGAGVWTIAFGASKENDKNQPVTIENNQKSGKSVNQAVSLKVPDATKIVAKEYQTKMTWILSEAP, encoded by the coding sequence ATGAAAGAAAGATATTTAAAAATGAGTTTCGCAGGAACACTCATTATTCTCTCAATCATGTCAGTAACCAGTGCTTTTGGTGAATCAGCTACTTTGGATCAAAAAGGAAATGTCACGGTTGACGATTCAGGAAAAACAGAGATTGTTGATCCAGAAAAGCCAGAAGAGGTGATTGAACCAGGACCAAGTCCTTCAACTTCGGGCTCATTAAGAATCGATTATGTTTCTTCATTAGACTTTGGCAAGGTAAAAGTCACAGAAACCAATAGAGTCTATCCAACGTTAGCTAATAAAGTTGGAACAGAAGGTAAGTTGCGTGGAACGTTTATCCAAGTCAGTGATTTTCGAGAAAAAAGAACTGGTTGGTCCCTACAAGTGAAACAAGAAACACAATTTAAAACGGATACTTATGATGAGTTAACAGGAGCGGTTCTATCATTAGATAAAGGCTGGGCTAACTCATCTAGTTCAAATAACTCACCTTCTGTTACGAGAGATACCTTAGCTATTAATAATATTGGTCAAGTATATGAAGTCGCTCGTGCAGATGAAACTTCAGGAGCCGGCGTTTGGACTATTGCATTTGGTGCGTCAAAGGAGAATGACAAAAATCAACCAGTGACAATTGAAAATAATCAAAAATCAGGAAAAAGTGTCAATCAAGCCGTTAGTTTGAAAGTTCCAGATGCAACAAAAATTGTGGCAAAAGAATATCAAACAAAAATGACTTGGATTTTATCAGAAGCCCCGTAA